In Ignavibacteriales bacterium, a single window of DNA contains:
- a CDS encoding T9SS type A sorting domain-containing protein gives MKRSLLLVLFCFGISYSQVAQRDNLVYPSDPTEGVIDSTFGTNGFVRTDFSTSSDHAYGVAIQPDQKIVAVGSANSMFALARYNPNGTLDSTFGLNGKVVTDNYGYSFAWSVAIQSDRKIVAAGSLTSPYMFMIGRYDTTGNLDPTFGNGGLKAIPIPIGSGNQRCYAMALQPDGKILLAGYINGVSNEDIALLRLKTNGTLDSTFGALGIVVTDVGGGNDEAQSVKVQSDGKILVAGSFYLNSHSEFGVVRYNTNGTVDSTFNGTGRAGVTFPGSQVDKAYAMAIDSVGRILLVGDTYGGGRDFFAFARFLPSGLIDSSFAKFGSRKDTIQNLYDIAYSVALQKDNKIVVSGVTQNGGGEQNIVVARYLENGLEDTSFNRSGGTMTDMGGFFEEGFGVAIQENGSIVVAGETLTPSNSYDFALLRYHGTTGPLTDVETNDRNIPNGYLLSQNYPNPFNPTTLIKYEVPEESFVTLKVFNLLGQEIITLVDDKREAGTYEVRLDGTHLSSGIYFYRLQAGSFVETKKLILMK, from the coding sequence ATGAAACGTTCTTTGTTATTAGTTCTTTTTTGTTTCGGGATTTCTTATTCACAAGTCGCTCAAAGGGATAATCTTGTATATCCATCCGATCCCACGGAGGGGGTGATTGATTCTACTTTCGGGACTAACGGATTTGTACGAACAGATTTTTCAACTTCAAGCGATCATGCGTACGGTGTTGCAATTCAACCAGATCAGAAAATTGTGGCTGTTGGATCGGCAAATAGTATGTTCGCACTGGCAAGATACAATCCTAACGGTACTCTGGATTCTACGTTCGGATTAAACGGTAAAGTGGTAACCGACAATTACGGTTATTCTTTTGCTTGGTCAGTAGCAATCCAGTCAGACCGGAAAATTGTTGCGGCTGGCTCACTTACAAGTCCATATATGTTCATGATTGGAAGATACGATACAACCGGCAATTTAGATCCGACTTTTGGTAATGGAGGACTCAAGGCAATTCCCATTCCGATAGGAAGCGGAAATCAACGTTGTTATGCAATGGCATTGCAGCCGGATGGTAAGATTCTATTAGCAGGCTACATCAATGGAGTCAGCAATGAAGATATTGCATTACTTAGATTAAAAACGAATGGCACACTTGATTCTACATTTGGTGCGCTTGGAATAGTAGTTACCGATGTAGGTGGTGGAAACGACGAAGCTCAGTCGGTTAAAGTACAATCAGATGGAAAAATTCTCGTAGCGGGTAGTTTTTATCTTAATAGCCATTCTGAATTTGGGGTTGTTCGTTATAATACAAATGGTACAGTCGATTCAACCTTTAACGGAACCGGAAGGGCAGGAGTGACATTCCCGGGTTCTCAGGTAGATAAAGCATATGCGATGGCGATCGATTCGGTCGGAAGAATATTGCTCGTTGGTGATACTTATGGTGGAGGTAGAGATTTCTTTGCCTTCGCGCGATTTCTGCCGTCAGGATTGATTGATTCATCTTTCGCTAAGTTTGGTTCACGAAAAGATACAATTCAGAACCTTTACGATATAGCTTATTCCGTCGCGTTGCAGAAAGATAATAAAATTGTTGTCTCAGGTGTGACTCAGAACGGTGGTGGTGAACAGAATATTGTTGTCGCACGATATTTGGAGAATGGATTGGAAGATACATCATTCAATCGCTCCGGAGGTACTATGACGGATATGGGTGGATTTTTTGAAGAAGGTTTTGGAGTGGCAATACAGGAAAATGGAAGCATAGTAGTTGCCGGTGAAACACTTACACCAAGCAACAGTTACGATTTTGCGTTGTTACGCTATCATGGTACAACAGGTCCGTTGACAGATGTGGAAACAAATGATCGGAATATTCCAAACGGGTACTTGCTTTCTCAAAATTATCCAAATCCGTTTAACCCTACAACATTAATAAAGTATGAAGTTCCGGAAGAATCGTTTGTAACTCTAAAAGTATTTAATCTGCTCGGGCAAGAAATTATAACGCTCGTAGATGATAAACGAGAAGCTGGAACATACGAAGTGCGTTTAGATGGTACTCATTTATCGAGTGGAATTTATTTTTATCGACTACAAGCTGGTAGCTTTGTAGAAACAAAGAAATTGATATTGATGAAGTAA
- a CDS encoding Ig-like domain repeat protein: MNYRILFILSILLMGFAVINAQIQTSVPSLTGFIQTNSTPCPTQSYILSGTNISADVVVTAPTGFEISIDQIAWVAPPASITIGQNGPTTIPTTTIFVRLNTPTLGTYTGVISHSATDAASVYVSVDGVRAAKSPTLTALLSDINPSTTGQLITLTAHVTSPLPGTPSGTVTFMDGVSELGTVSLNISATASMSTSTLPLGLHNLTAVYNGNSTFDVSTSSIVGQYVKGTSTTIVISNNNPSNQGTSVTFTATVSSTTSGTPTGSVTFYDGVNPISAPVALSASSASFATSSLIPGSHSITASYGGDATFLGSTSPPLSQMVKATTTTTLQSNHNPSVTGQPATFTATITSLTAGTITGSVTFYDGGVPLGPSVTVSGGQAQFSPTAFASSASPRSITATFSGDANYATSTSTILSQVINKSATTTGVIADVNPAGVGQAVTFTATVLSSSPGSGTPTGTVTFSIDGNPSSPMILSGGVASLTTSSLTLGTHSITGNYNGDADFNVSSSSAYADTISAIITATTGPHGSILPSGSVLTHYGRDQSFTMSPSIGYQIDSLYIDGVGQTGSLSYTFPAVVANHTIHATFIVKLDTVVVSAGANGSAVPSGNVSVQNGDSLMVVFNPNLHYHVADVLLDGGSVGASTSYTLHNVLTNHTLSVSFAIDTYTITASTGSNGTISSPGVSVVNYGADQSYTMIPDPHYAVDSVVVDGFSVGAVTGYTFNTVATNHTIQAFFKLMPAYSARYRTFIYDSMIVKKAIPKKPVTEYWEFSIINTTPGDLSEINVSFKNDVKEILSVSGSFTASGLKKDWKFSGGVLSHNQTLIIKGRSTKAKVQAINKLFLGPVTRTPSAKNIAPDIDLHELPMPNIASVRDLAFLRAGFATNPWIVGVAMTNPDSAKVYGWVSLKKSGDMYKSLYDKGQHVLIGKGFDLIGTKAFTKAQTSLVPTKQNNKTFADLLTFKFNILISDSGITPPGFGDLKLVQPGNPWNGMLLRDIATEGDRMMTYHDRYTSTPSLYFSLDSLLCGLNAAFSGPIDTTSWSVAMHLTGLSQLQDIGYLSPSSMTPVVHHDQNIPDPVVTLPSKINLEQNYPNPFNPTTTIQFELPFSAVVTLTVYNMLGQEVASLLNHKTLEEGIQEAIFDASTLASGMYIYRLTVEQLDENGITSPERLISSKKMLFVK, from the coding sequence ATGAACTACAGGATACTGTTCATCTTATCGATTCTCTTGATGGGTTTTGCGGTTATCAATGCACAGATTCAAACGTCTGTACCCTCGTTAACCGGATTTATCCAAACAAATTCAACTCCATGTCCGACACAATCGTACATATTATCCGGTACAAATATTTCGGCCGATGTAGTAGTAACTGCACCAACGGGGTTTGAAATATCCATAGATCAAATCGCGTGGGTTGCGCCTCCGGCTTCAATTACAATCGGACAGAATGGACCTACAACAATTCCAACGACAACTATTTTCGTTAGGTTAAATACGCCAACACTTGGCACTTATACCGGTGTAATTTCACATTCAGCAACTGATGCCGCGAGTGTCTACGTGTCAGTCGATGGTGTAAGAGCTGCAAAATCTCCAACGTTAACAGCTCTATTGTCAGATATTAATCCATCTACTACCGGGCAATTGATTACCTTAACGGCACATGTGACATCTCCTTTACCAGGAACACCATCGGGCACTGTCACATTTATGGATGGAGTGAGTGAATTAGGAACTGTTTCATTAAACATCTCTGCGACTGCATCGATGAGTACATCAACATTACCACTGGGATTACACAATTTAACTGCGGTATACAATGGTAACTCAACTTTCGATGTCAGCACCTCATCTATAGTTGGGCAATATGTAAAAGGTACATCAACTACTATTGTAATTTCAAATAATAATCCATCAAATCAAGGTACATCTGTAACATTCACGGCAACTGTTTCATCAACCACAAGCGGAACACCTACAGGAAGTGTAACATTTTATGATGGTGTAAATCCAATCTCAGCTCCTGTGGCGTTAAGTGCGAGCAGTGCATCGTTTGCAACATCTTCATTGATACCGGGATCGCATTCTATAACAGCTTCTTACGGAGGAGATGCAACGTTCCTGGGTAGTACATCACCTCCTTTGAGTCAGATGGTAAAAGCAACTACAACTACTACTTTACAATCAAATCATAATCCATCAGTTACCGGACAGCCTGCAACATTCACGGCAACGATAACGTCGTTAACAGCCGGAACAATTACCGGTTCAGTTACATTTTATGATGGGGGTGTACCTCTTGGACCTTCAGTGACTGTAAGTGGTGGACAAGCACAATTTAGTCCGACAGCATTTGCATCGTCGGCAAGTCCGCGATCCATTACAGCAACATTTAGTGGAGATGCTAATTATGCCACGAGTACATCTACCATTCTCTCACAGGTTATTAATAAATCTGCTACAACAACTGGTGTAATTGCTGATGTAAATCCAGCAGGTGTTGGTCAGGCAGTTACATTTACTGCTACCGTTCTTTCTTCATCACCAGGAAGCGGTACACCAACAGGTACAGTTACATTTTCTATTGATGGTAATCCATCAAGTCCTATGATTTTGAGTGGCGGAGTTGCATCACTAACAACTTCATCATTAACACTCGGTACACATTCAATCACCGGTAATTATAACGGTGACGCCGATTTCAATGTGAGTTCATCTTCAGCTTATGCTGATACAATTAGTGCCATCATTACAGCCACCACAGGACCTCATGGTTCTATTTTACCATCCGGTTCCGTGTTAACTCATTACGGAAGGGATCAATCATTCACGATGTCACCTTCAATTGGATACCAAATTGATAGTTTATATATCGATGGCGTAGGCCAGACAGGAAGTTTGAGTTACACATTTCCGGCAGTTGTTGCCAATCATACAATTCATGCAACATTCATTGTGAAATTGGATACTGTTGTTGTCAGTGCCGGTGCGAATGGTTCAGCCGTACCATCAGGAAATGTTTCCGTTCAAAATGGTGATAGTCTGATGGTAGTATTCAATCCGAATCTACACTATCATGTCGCGGATGTCTTATTGGATGGCGGTTCAGTTGGAGCTTCAACAAGTTATACATTGCACAATGTTTTGACTAATCATACCTTATCAGTTTCATTCGCCATCGATACTTACACAATTACAGCAAGCACCGGAAGTAATGGTACAATTTCTTCACCGGGTGTATCTGTTGTCAACTATGGTGCTGATCAAAGTTATACGATGATTCCTGATCCACACTATGCGGTAGATAGTGTGGTGGTGGATGGCTTTTCTGTTGGTGCTGTAACCGGTTATACATTTAATACCGTTGCAACTAACCATACCATTCAGGCTTTCTTCAAACTGATGCCTGCCTATAGTGCACGTTACAGAACATTCATATATGATTCGATGATTGTGAAGAAAGCGATTCCCAAAAAACCTGTTACAGAGTATTGGGAATTCAGCATCATAAATACAACCCCAGGAGATCTTTCAGAAATAAACGTATCATTTAAAAACGACGTGAAAGAAATACTTTCCGTCAGCGGATCTTTTACAGCCTCAGGATTAAAGAAGGATTGGAAATTCAGCGGTGGAGTATTAAGTCATAATCAGACACTCATTATAAAAGGACGAAGTACAAAAGCTAAGGTACAGGCGATTAACAAATTGTTTCTCGGTCCGGTTACAAGAACCCCAAGCGCAAAAAATATTGCACCCGATATTGATCTGCATGAACTACCAATGCCTAACATTGCATCGGTACGCGATCTTGCATTCCTGAGAGCAGGTTTTGCAACCAATCCGTGGATCGTAGGTGTTGCTATGACAAATCCTGACTCGGCAAAAGTATACGGATGGGTTTCGCTAAAGAAGAGTGGCGACATGTATAAATCATTGTACGATAAAGGTCAGCACGTACTTATCGGAAAAGGATTTGATCTAATTGGCACAAAAGCATTTACTAAAGCGCAAACAAGTTTAGTTCCGACAAAACAAAACAATAAAACATTTGCCGACTTGTTAACTTTCAAGTTTAATATTCTTATCAGTGATTCAGGAATTACTCCACCAGGATTTGGAGATCTTAAATTGGTTCAGCCTGGAAATCCTTGGAACGGTATGCTTCTTCGTGATATCGCAACGGAAGGAGATCGAATGATGACTTATCATGATCGTTATACAAGCACACCTTCGTTATATTTCAGTTTGGATTCTTTACTTTGCGGTTTGAATGCCGCATTCTCCGGTCCGATCGATACAACATCATGGAGCGTTGCGATGCATCTGACCGGATTGAGTCAATTGCAGGATATCGGATATCTTTCACCAAGCAGTATGACGCCTGTTGTACATCACGATCAGAACATTCCTGATCCGGTCGTGACTCTTCCATCAAAAATTAATCTGGAACAGAATTATCCTAATCCTTTCAATCCAACAACGACTATTCAGTTTGAGTTACCTTTTTCGGCAGTTGTAACATTAACAGTATACAATATGTTGGGACAAGAAGTTGCTTCCTTGCTGAATCACAAAACGTTGGAAGAAGGAATACAGGAAGCAATCTTCGATGCAAGCACATTGGCATCAGGAATGTATATCTACCGTTTGACTGTTGAACAGTTGGATGAGAATGGAATAACTTCCCCCGAGCGATTAATCAGCTCGAAAAAGATGCTTTTTGTAAAATAG
- a CDS encoding ATP-binding cassette domain-containing protein, translated as MSKTVNPVLIAARELSIRFGEQVVLKNAIMSIHEDDRIGLIGNNGSGKSTLLKIITGIMEPDSGTVTRRRDIIVGYLSQDFQLDPALTVYENIMEGAHDVIEALREYESLPPESEKRHLLELHIHHRDGWNLENRIETVMHSLNAPEKNRDITTLSGGEKRRVALCKAIISRPDLLILDEPTNHLDTQSIEWMEEFLEKYSGACLFVTHDRYFLDSIATRIIELANGVCYSHTGNYTDFMLDKAERESQLETEERKRNRFLLRELEWVRKGPRARRTKSKSRLSKYFEEVEKKGHEPEAEVELIIPPASVLGSKILNLKNVGIELGGKKLFSKVDFNFDRTRKLGIIGRNGLGKTTILKIILGELRPTDGHTEIGDRTIFNYIDQSRLALNDNNTVLQEIGEGNEWIIFGEERMTVWKYLRRFLFDDDRMQTKVGKLSGGERSRLLLAKILKNGGNFLILDEPTNDLDLATLRVLEEALSAFDGCVIAVSHDRYFLNRVCNGILAFEGNGYVHFSEGDYDYYLEKRNARLTEAEAKSAEAKQLDTQLKPQIKKPKKKLSWKEQKELETIEQDIIRAEEDVERIEAIFSSHDFYDQHGEHTVKLTKELAAAKEQIERFYVRWHELEELRKGIQ; from the coding sequence ATGTCCAAAACAGTAAACCCCGTACTTATTGCCGCGCGAGAACTATCCATTCGCTTTGGTGAGCAGGTAGTTTTGAAAAATGCAATCATGAGCATTCATGAAGACGATAGAATCGGTTTGATAGGCAATAATGGCTCTGGTAAATCAACACTTCTGAAGATCATCACGGGTATTATGGAACCAGACTCCGGAACGGTGACCCGGCGGAGGGATATCATCGTAGGTTACCTGTCCCAGGATTTTCAACTTGATCCAGCATTAACTGTGTACGAAAACATAATGGAGGGAGCACACGATGTAATCGAAGCACTCCGTGAATATGAGTCGCTTCCACCTGAATCAGAAAAACGGCATCTTCTTGAGTTGCACATCCATCATCGGGACGGATGGAATTTAGAAAACCGCATCGAAACAGTTATGCACTCGCTGAATGCGCCTGAGAAAAACCGTGATATAACTACTCTCTCTGGAGGAGAAAAACGCCGTGTAGCATTGTGCAAAGCAATTATCTCACGCCCCGATCTTCTCATCCTCGATGAACCAACGAATCATCTCGATACTCAATCGATAGAATGGATGGAGGAATTTTTGGAAAAATATTCAGGTGCCTGTCTCTTTGTTACGCACGATAGATATTTTCTTGACTCGATTGCGACACGGATTATTGAACTTGCTAATGGTGTCTGTTACTCACACACCGGTAATTATACCGACTTCATGCTTGATAAGGCAGAGCGTGAATCGCAATTAGAGACTGAAGAAAGAAAAAGAAACCGTTTCCTGCTCCGCGAGCTTGAGTGGGTGCGCAAAGGACCACGTGCACGGAGAACCAAATCGAAAAGCAGGCTCAGCAAATATTTTGAAGAGGTTGAGAAGAAAGGGCACGAGCCGGAAGCGGAAGTTGAGCTGATCATCCCACCTGCATCGGTTCTTGGCTCTAAAATTCTGAACTTGAAGAATGTCGGAATTGAGCTTGGAGGTAAAAAGCTATTCAGTAAAGTGGATTTCAATTTCGACAGAACGCGAAAGCTTGGCATCATTGGTCGTAACGGTCTTGGAAAAACTACGATATTGAAAATTATACTCGGAGAATTGCGTCCGACTGATGGTCATACCGAAATAGGTGATAGAACAATCTTTAATTACATCGATCAATCGCGTTTGGCGCTTAATGATAATAACACTGTCTTACAGGAAATTGGAGAAGGTAACGAATGGATTATCTTTGGCGAAGAACGTATGACAGTCTGGAAATACCTACGTCGTTTTCTGTTTGACGATGACAGAATGCAGACGAAGGTAGGAAAACTCTCCGGCGGAGAACGGAGCCGGCTCTTATTGGCAAAGATATTGAAAAATGGTGGTAACTTTCTGATATTAGACGAACCAACAAACGATCTCGACCTAGCTACACTCCGAGTTCTCGAAGAAGCGCTTTCAGCATTCGATGGATGTGTTATAGCGGTAAGCCATGATAGGTATTTCCTGAACCGTGTATGCAATGGTATTCTTGCCTTTGAAGGAAACGGCTATGTTCATTTTAGCGAAGGCGATTACGATTATTACTTAGAGAAACGCAACGCCCGTTTAACAGAGGCAGAGGCGAAGTCTGCTGAAGCAAAACAGCTAGACACTCAATTGAAGCCGCAAATCAAAAAGCCAAAGAAGAAATTAAGCTGGAAAGAACAAAAAGAACTTGAGACAATTGAGCAGGATATTATCCGGGCTGAAGAGGATGTGGAACGGATTGAAGCAATTTTTTCCTCACATGATTTCTACGATCAGCATGGGGAGCATACCGTAAAATTGACTAAAGAACTTGCGGCGGCAAAGGAACAAATTGAGCGGTTCTATGTCAGATGGCATGAGCTTGAAGAGTTACGTAAAGGGATACAATAA
- a CDS encoding nuclear transport factor 2 family protein, giving the protein MVRLKILYIILSLFICSCSRSAEDKNIDRAVVENTINASIGWAKNKDFKLLYSIISNDSNYIEVDPTPGVILGFDEFKKNEPFWNSPNFKAIKYDIRDLKINLSERGDVAWFYCILDDVNEWKGEPANWLNTRWTGVLEKRNGYWIMVQMHFSFAKS; this is encoded by the coding sequence ATGGTAAGATTAAAGATTTTATACATCATTTTGTCTTTGTTTATTTGCTCATGTTCACGATCCGCCGAAGACAAAAATATCGATAGAGCGGTAGTTGAGAACACAATCAACGCCTCTATCGGCTGGGCAAAAAATAAAGATTTTAAATTGCTCTACAGCATCATTTCTAATGATTCAAATTACATCGAGGTCGATCCGACTCCCGGGGTTATCCTGGGATTCGACGAATTCAAAAAGAACGAACCATTCTGGAACAGTCCAAATTTTAAAGCCATCAAGTACGATATCCGCGATCTGAAAATTAATCTTTCCGAAAGGGGAGATGTTGCCTGGTTTTATTGTATACTCGACGATGTGAACGAATGGAAAGGAGAACCGGCAAACTGGCTGAACACACGGTGGACAGGTGTACTTGAGAAGAGAAACGGATATTGGATCATGGTGCAGATGCACTTCTCATTTGCCAAATCATAA
- a CDS encoding S41 family peptidase, with product MKKRILHETSLLVALLLLFCACSALALNYKESINDTGISNTQAQKDSINPVGVFEQVWNLLNANYPYFEQRGIDWNALHKVYAAKISPTSTEEELFNTLSNMLEHFNDGHINLEAGQKRFCSFVKVNPKMEDFSWKLVSDKYLNKSCKTSPDSMFFYGWLTDEIAYMRIRRFPPKEVIEKYIDNIIGELAKAKGMILDIRGNPGGNGFGVAALGSRFADRKRLYEKNINRIDQSKTYTSATYHYVEPLGPIQYTGPVILLQNAYSESGSDAFALAMRVLPNATSIGENTGGCFAAYYPEKLMNGWTLTMPWSYAVDQNDFCWEGMGVPPNIRKLNTKEDIAAGNDKVLELAIDMLKVGGHSRKEASGSLKEMKISLIDQFVATCSAEGVQSAVAQLEKSRKNNPDGVYLSIQEYGLAFKKFNQNEKMDEAFALLEFGLTAFPDDINTLYYLARFYETIKKQPEKAKPLYEKLATLKPNFPWERPFVAAAEKSLGK from the coding sequence ATGAAAAAAAGAATACTACATGAAACAAGTTTGCTGGTTGCATTGCTATTATTATTTTGCGCATGCAGTGCTCTGGCACTAAACTATAAAGAAAGTATAAATGATACCGGGATATCGAATACCCAAGCACAAAAAGACAGTATCAATCCTGTCGGTGTATTTGAGCAGGTGTGGAATCTGCTCAACGCCAATTATCCATATTTCGAACAACGAGGCATCGACTGGAATGCACTTCATAAAGTGTACGCGGCTAAAATATCTCCGACATCAACGGAAGAAGAGTTGTTCAATACTCTCAGCAATATGCTGGAACATTTTAATGATGGACATATTAATCTGGAAGCCGGACAAAAGAGATTCTGCTCATTCGTTAAAGTAAATCCAAAAATGGAAGATTTCAGTTGGAAATTAGTAAGCGACAAGTACCTAAATAAGAGTTGTAAGACAAGCCCCGATAGCATGTTTTTCTACGGGTGGTTAACAGATGAGATCGCTTATATGCGCATACGACGATTCCCTCCTAAAGAGGTTATAGAAAAATATATAGATAACATTATCGGAGAGTTAGCGAAAGCAAAAGGAATGATACTCGATATAAGGGGAAATCCGGGTGGAAACGGTTTTGGAGTAGCCGCACTCGGCAGCCGATTTGCAGATAGGAAACGGCTTTACGAAAAAAATATCAACCGCATAGATCAAAGTAAAACGTATACAAGTGCCACGTATCATTATGTTGAACCACTTGGACCGATTCAATATACAGGACCTGTTATTCTACTTCAGAACGCTTACTCAGAGTCAGGTTCAGATGCCTTTGCACTCGCAATGCGTGTTCTCCCGAACGCAACATCTATCGGGGAAAACACGGGTGGCTGCTTTGCTGCATACTACCCGGAAAAGCTTATGAACGGATGGACTCTAACAATGCCCTGGAGCTATGCAGTTGACCAGAACGATTTTTGTTGGGAAGGAATGGGCGTTCCTCCAAACATTCGCAAATTAAACACGAAAGAAGATATTGCTGCAGGTAATGACAAGGTGCTTGAATTGGCTATTGATATGCTGAAAGTTGGCGGACATTCCCGAAAAGAAGCAAGTGGAAGTTTGAAGGAAATGAAGATTTCCCTCATCGACCAGTTTGTTGCGACGTGCAGTGCCGAGGGAGTTCAGAGTGCTGTTGCTCAATTGGAGAAATCGCGAAAGAATAATCCGGATGGAGTTTATCTAAGTATTCAGGAATATGGGCTCGCTTTCAAGAAGTTTAACCAGAATGAAAAGATGGATGAGGCATTCGCGTTGCTTGAATTTGGTCTCACTGCTTTTCCCGACGATATCAACACCTTGTATTATCTGGCAAGGTTTTATGAGACCATTAAGAAGCAGCCTGAAAAAGCAAAACCCCTATACGAAAAATTGGCAACACTGAAACCCAATTTTCCCTGGGAAAGGCCCTTTGTTGCTGCTGCAGAAAAATCATTGGGGAAATAA